CTCCTTCAGATGAGGCCAGTGAAGCCTGATAAAAAAATACTCCGACTGCCACTCTGTCAGAGATCAGAATGTAAACCGGGCGATTGAACTCAGGGATCTTTATAGCGTGTGCACTTAACCAGTGAGCCATTTGtggggcgagggaggggtgacGCAGTGTGGCAGGCGTCTCGACAAAGACCACTttctttcacacagagcaggaaatggttaaataTTGTGACAAAGGCCCTGGGTTGCTTTCTTCACTGAGGAACAAAGCCCAGGTACAGAAATAGGAAGGGAGAAATAGGCCTGCAGCTGTTCCAAGTGGCAGCAGACGGTGCATCATCTGACTCACACTGAATCCGCTCCTAACTAACTGCATCATCACATGCTGGCTGAAGCTGCACAGATCCTAATGGCTACTCGCCCTCCCTCATCAAATACATACAACAGAAGAGTCAGAGTGTAGAATTGACACAGGTCATGCTGCATCCAGCAGCTTGTCAAAGATGATATTCCTACATTCTCAGCCAAATCCCTTGATTCCGAGAAAATTccctgcactctcccccccctctctctctctctctccaacattGCCTCTTCCCCACTTGCCGTGTGTGGCAGATGGCACTTCATTTGAGCTGCACAGTACATCAGAGCATATTAAACAACCAGTCTGTAATGCTGATCCACGGCGGGACTCGGATATCGAGGTAAAACAATCTCCTTTCATCGTAAAGTTCCACCGCTCTGTCTGGAATTTATAACAAAATAGGCTCTCTTTCCGTGGGAGGCTCACGTGCCGGTCTTGGTTGGTGCCGTTCGAGCCAGGCCAGGAAAAGTGTCGGCACAAAACCTTTGGAACGGGAGAGAAAACAGGAACAGCTGCTCATGAACCATCAGCATCATCCCTGCCACCTCCAACCCCGGTGAGCAGCTCTGTCACAACCATTAAAGTCACACAACTGAGGAGAGGAGAGAAGAACGAATACCCGGGCAGTTAGATATCATGGATGTGTCTCCAACAAAGCTTCTGCACCAGGACTACGTAACATCCTCAGAATACGGGACACTGAGAGACTGCAATTCTCTCAGTTCAGGGAGTAACGAACCAACAGAATGCAGCTACAACAGCTCTGAGCCCAACTGTCTCACTGATTCCACATCTCATAGCCACTCACCAATCTCCTCCGTTGACTCTTGCAGATTTTCTCCTCAGTCTCTCCCTTGCACCTCGGCTCAAGGGGCCTGTGGCCACCCGTGTCAGGTTAACAGCCTTCCTTCGCCCTcagaggacagaggtgaggagggtCAACAGATGAGGAAGATTCGATTGCGCTACCCAGGCAGAGAGCGGCAAAGCGCCAGCGAGAGAGAGAAGCTGAGGATGAGGGGCCTGACCAAGGCCCTGCACAACCTGAGGACGTACCTGCCTCCGTCGGTGGCGCCGGCGAGTCAGAGCCTGACCAAACTGGAGACCCTGCGCCTGACCATCCGCTACATCTCGCACCTGACTGAGCTGCTGAGATTGAGCGAGGAGGGCCCGTCAGAGGGCAGGGACACTGAGGGCAGGTGCCAGGTGTACCCGCAGGACCTGGGCTGCTGTCAGGACAA
The window above is part of the Scyliorhinus torazame isolate Kashiwa2021f chromosome 12, sScyTor2.1, whole genome shotgun sequence genome. Proteins encoded here:
- the LOC140387155 gene encoding neurogenic differentiation factor 4-like, translated to MDVSPTKLLHQDYVTSSEYGTLRDCNSLSSGSNEPTECSYNSSEPNCLTDSTSHSHSPISSVDSCRFSPQSLPCTSAQGACGHPCQVNSLPSPSEDRGEEGQQMRKIRLRYPGRERQSASEREKLRMRGLTKALHNLRTYLPPSVAPASQSLTKLETLRLTIRYISHLTELLRLSEEGPSEGRDTEGRCQVYPQDLGCCQDKSQCPPPECLTHPDNLILNSETRMPSGFQDITLYQSFAENNGNLQLVPWFPWQH